In one window of Kitasatospora sp. MMS16-BH015 DNA:
- a CDS encoding ABC transporter permease, with translation MTTTALRRLALTETKLFLRDPVGAFFSLAFPVVLMGILGAIPAMRRHTAELHGHSVLDLYAPILAVFALLTLAMNGLPPLLAGYREKGVLRRLSVSPVRPALLLGALLPLYLGVAVVSLILVTIVGQICGVSLPQAIPSFLLAFLLSAAALFGLGLLVAAVVPTGKAGNAIGATLFFPLMFFSGIWIPRDSGPGWLRRIGDFTPSGAAVQSLQDAWQGHFPHGVDLLTLGVFALVTAGAAAKLFRWE, from the coding sequence ATGACCACCACCGCCCTGCGCCGCCTCGCCCTGACCGAGACCAAGCTCTTCCTCCGCGACCCCGTCGGCGCCTTCTTCAGCCTGGCCTTCCCGGTCGTCCTGATGGGCATCCTCGGCGCCATCCCGGCCATGCGCCGGCACACCGCCGAGCTGCACGGACACAGCGTGCTCGACCTCTACGCACCGATCCTCGCCGTCTTCGCCCTGCTCACCCTGGCCATGAACGGCCTGCCCCCGCTGCTGGCCGGCTACCGCGAGAAGGGCGTGCTGCGGCGGCTCTCGGTCAGCCCGGTCCGGCCCGCGCTGCTGCTGGGCGCGCTGCTCCCGCTCTACCTAGGCGTCGCGGTGGTCTCGCTGATCCTGGTCACCATCGTCGGCCAGATCTGCGGGGTCTCACTGCCGCAGGCGATCCCCTCCTTCCTGCTCGCCTTCCTGCTCTCCGCAGCCGCCCTGTTCGGCCTGGGCCTGCTGGTCGCCGCCGTGGTGCCCACCGGCAAGGCCGGCAACGCGATCGGCGCCACCCTCTTCTTCCCGCTGATGTTCTTCTCCGGCATCTGGATCCCCCGCGACTCGGGCCCCGGGTGGCTGCGCCGGATCGGCGACTTCACCCCGAGCGGCGCCGCCGTCCAGTCGCTCCAGGACGCCTGGCAGGGCCACTTCCCGCACGGAGTGGATCTCCTCACACTGGGGGTGTTCGCCCTCGTCACCGCAGGTGCGGCTGCCAAGCTGTTCCGGTGGGAGTGA
- a CDS encoding sensor histidine kinase has protein sequence MISVPAETGLPAETSVPVETGVPAETGAGTETQRLDSWQGRLDRALGPVGYACWAVATILATALPSPHARPLTTTLPVAAAALAFLLARTALDRFPAAAGRTRYSLPLFLGLLTTTLLLVLCDPWFGFFSFAGYVHAARYLHGPARLLGVAPAIPASISQTGSRIPSSGPQLGGFLAVLTLNLTVIGVISALASVNARLSLRRQQANAELTEANRRLTETLAENAGLHAQLVAQAREAGIIDERQRLARELHDTVAQGLAGIVTQLQAADQAREQGSPAEQWQRHLDNAAQLARQSLTQARRAVHALRPEELDRADLVQALAELTERWGELHQIRAGFTVTGEARPLHPEVEVTLLRTAQESLANVAKHAEAGRVGLTLSYMPELVTLDIRDDGVGFDPRREPASRATGGGYGLGVMRTRAQLLAGRLEIETEPNGGTTVSVALPALARAE, from the coding sequence ATGATCAGCGTCCCCGCCGAGACCGGTTTGCCTGCCGAGACCAGTGTGCCTGTAGAGACCGGCGTCCCCGCCGAAACCGGCGCCGGCACCGAGACCCAGCGGCTCGACAGCTGGCAAGGCCGACTGGACCGGGCCCTCGGCCCGGTCGGGTACGCCTGCTGGGCGGTGGCCACCATCCTCGCCACCGCCCTCCCCTCCCCCCACGCCCGGCCGTTGACCACCACACTCCCGGTGGCCGCGGCCGCGCTGGCGTTCCTGCTGGCCCGCACCGCCCTGGACCGCTTCCCGGCCGCCGCCGGCCGCACCCGGTACAGCCTGCCGCTCTTCCTCGGCCTGCTGACCACCACCCTCCTACTGGTGCTCTGCGACCCCTGGTTCGGCTTCTTCAGCTTCGCCGGCTACGTGCACGCCGCGCGCTACCTGCACGGACCGGCCCGGCTGCTCGGGGTGGCCCCCGCCATCCCCGCCTCCATCTCGCAGACCGGCAGCCGGATCCCGAGCAGCGGCCCGCAGCTCGGCGGCTTCCTCGCCGTCCTCACCCTCAACCTCACCGTGATCGGCGTGATCAGCGCCCTCGCCAGCGTCAACGCCCGCCTCAGCCTGCGCCGCCAGCAGGCCAACGCCGAACTCACCGAGGCCAACCGCCGGTTGACCGAGACCCTGGCCGAGAACGCCGGCCTGCACGCCCAACTCGTCGCCCAGGCCCGGGAGGCCGGCATCATCGACGAACGGCAGCGGCTGGCCCGGGAGTTGCACGACACCGTGGCCCAGGGCCTGGCCGGGATCGTCACCCAGCTCCAGGCCGCCGACCAGGCCCGCGAACAGGGCTCCCCCGCCGAACAGTGGCAGCGCCACCTCGACAACGCCGCCCAGCTGGCCCGGCAGAGCCTCACCCAGGCCCGCCGGGCCGTCCACGCGCTGCGCCCGGAGGAGCTCGACCGGGCCGACCTGGTCCAGGCCCTCGCCGAACTCACCGAACGCTGGGGCGAGTTGCACCAGATCAGGGCCGGCTTCACGGTCACCGGCGAGGCCCGCCCGCTGCACCCCGAGGTCGAGGTCACCCTGCTGCGCACCGCCCAGGAGTCGCTGGCCAACGTGGCCAAGCACGCCGAGGCCGGCCGGGTCGGCCTGACCCTCTCGTACATGCCCGAGCTGGTCACCCTGGACATCCGCGACGACGGGGTCGGCTTCGACCCTCGCCGCGAGCCCGCCTCCCGCGCCACCGGCGGCGGCTACGGTCTGGGGGTGATGCGCACCCGGGCCCAGCTGTTGGCCGGCCGCCTGGAGATCGAGACCGAACCGAACGGCGGCACCACCGTCTCGGTCGCGCTGCCCGCCCTCGCGCGGGCCGAATGA
- a CDS encoding response regulator transcription factor produces the protein MTIRVLIVDDHPIVRDGLRGMFSAAPGFEVVGEAGDGAEGLVLAESLRPDVVLMDLRMPRMDGVSTIKAITERGLPCRVLVLTTYDTDSDVLPAVRAGATGYLLKDAGREELFHAVRSAAAGASVIAPTVAAKLLGQVRAPAEESLSPRELEVLVLVAGGHTNREAAAELFISEATVKTHLLHIYGKLGVKDRASAVAAGYEQGLLVPGGDRRP, from the coding sequence TTGACCATCAGAGTACTGATCGTGGACGACCACCCGATCGTCCGGGACGGGCTGCGCGGGATGTTCTCCGCCGCCCCCGGCTTCGAGGTGGTCGGCGAGGCGGGGGACGGCGCCGAGGGGCTGGTGCTGGCCGAGTCGCTGCGGCCGGACGTGGTGCTGATGGACCTGCGGATGCCCCGGATGGACGGCGTCTCCACCATCAAGGCGATCACCGAGCGCGGGCTGCCCTGCCGCGTCCTGGTGCTCACCACCTACGACACCGACAGCGACGTGCTGCCCGCCGTCCGGGCCGGGGCCACCGGCTACCTGCTCAAGGACGCCGGCCGCGAGGAGCTCTTCCACGCCGTCCGCTCGGCCGCCGCCGGCGCCTCGGTGATCGCCCCCACGGTGGCCGCCAAGCTGCTCGGCCAGGTCCGCGCCCCCGCCGAGGAGTCGCTCAGCCCCCGCGAGCTGGAGGTGCTCGTCCTGGTCGCCGGCGGCCACACCAACCGGGAGGCCGCCGCCGAGCTCTTCATCAGCGAGGCCACCGTGAAGACCCATCTGCTGCACATCTACGGCAAGTTGGGCGTCAAGGACCGCGCCTCGGCGGTGGCCGCCGGCTACGAACAGGGCCTGCTCGTCCCGGGCGGTGACCGCCGCCCCTGA
- a CDS encoding class F sortase translates to MTTEPGSPGKPFRWAVGAALLGLLVIYQSVDATPGQPPVAAALAPMSPAGPAAQAPAPAAAPGAPTAPATKPKPATPALPRSRPTRLRVPQLLIDAPFAELGLTPAGALEAPAPDDKNLVGWYRDGATPGERGSAVVAGHVDTRTGPAVFLLLRLLTPGSTVEITREDGTVASFLVDSTQTFPKNAFPDAQVYADTPDAQLRLITCGGAYDKKAKDYTENVVVFAHLQSSRPA, encoded by the coding sequence ATGACCACCGAGCCCGGCAGCCCCGGCAAGCCCTTCCGCTGGGCGGTCGGCGCAGCGCTCCTCGGCCTGCTGGTGATCTACCAGTCGGTGGACGCCACCCCCGGCCAGCCCCCGGTGGCCGCCGCGCTGGCCCCGATGTCCCCCGCCGGCCCGGCCGCCCAGGCCCCTGCGCCGGCCGCCGCCCCCGGCGCTCCCACCGCTCCCGCCACGAAGCCGAAGCCCGCCACCCCGGCCCTCCCCCGCTCGCGGCCGACCCGGCTCCGCGTGCCCCAACTCCTCATCGACGCCCCGTTCGCCGAGCTCGGCCTCACCCCGGCCGGTGCCCTGGAGGCCCCCGCCCCGGACGACAAGAACCTGGTCGGCTGGTACCGCGACGGCGCCACCCCTGGCGAACGCGGCAGCGCCGTCGTCGCCGGCCACGTCGACACCCGCACCGGGCCGGCCGTCTTCCTGCTGCTCCGCCTCCTCACCCCGGGCAGCACCGTGGAGATCACCCGCGAGGACGGCACCGTCGCCAGCTTCCTGGTCGACTCCACCCAGACCTTCCCGAAGAACGCCTTCCCGGACGCCCAGGTCTACGCCGACACCCCCGACGCCCAGCTCCGCCTGATCACCTGCGGCGGCGCGTACGACAAGAAGGCCAAGGACTACACCGAGAACGTGGTGGTCTTCGCCCACCTCCAGTCCTCCCGGCCGGCCTGA
- a CDS encoding sirohydrochlorin chelatase, with amino-acid sequence MTLVSLGGARPRVLHAARRPALVLVAHGSRDAAAAGTTREVAAAVRAARPELDVRLAYLGLDGPLLAEVLDGLAGSAVLVPLLLSRGYHAGVDLPAALAGAPQVRGVVAPPLGPDPLLAEALADRLWEAGWAGEPVVLAAAGSRDPAAAEDVRAQARLLARRLGVAVTPGYVAGAGPRVAEVASGGAAVAGYFTAPGDFARLAAAAGSGVTAAPLGAHPAVVRVLLERYAAGVRAVARTGGARAGEKP; translated from the coding sequence ATGACCCTGGTATCCCTCGGCGGGGCACGGCCCCGGGTGTTGCACGCGGCGCGGCGGCCGGCCCTGGTGCTCGTCGCGCACGGTTCACGGGACGCGGCGGCGGCCGGCACGACCCGGGAGGTGGCGGCGGCCGTCCGGGCCGCGCGACCCGAACTCGACGTACGGCTGGCCTACTTGGGCCTGGACGGTCCGCTGTTGGCCGAAGTGCTGGACGGGCTGGCCGGGTCGGCGGTGCTCGTCCCGCTGCTGCTCAGCCGGGGCTACCACGCGGGGGTGGACCTGCCGGCCGCCCTGGCCGGCGCACCGCAGGTCCGGGGCGTGGTCGCGCCGCCGCTCGGGCCGGACCCGCTGCTCGCGGAGGCGCTGGCCGATCGGCTGTGGGAGGCGGGTTGGGCCGGTGAACCGGTGGTGCTGGCCGCCGCCGGTTCGCGGGATCCGGCCGCGGCGGAGGACGTCCGGGCGCAGGCCCGGCTGCTGGCGCGGCGGCTCGGGGTCGCGGTGACGCCCGGGTACGTGGCCGGGGCGGGCCCGCGGGTCGCGGAGGTGGCGAGCGGGGGAGCGGCCGTCGCCGGGTACTTCACCGCGCCAGGGGACTTCGCCCGGTTGGCGGCGGCGGCCGGGAGCGGGGTGACGGCGGCCCCGCTGGGGGCGCATCCGGCGGTGGTGCGGGTGCTGTTGGAGCGGTACGCGGCGGGGGTGCGTGCGGTGGCCCGCACCGGAGGCGCCAGGGCGGGTGAGAAGCCCTAG
- a CDS encoding molybdopterin oxidoreductase family protein → MDAPTTAQSASSATAPNTSAARHASATSATDTHCPYCALQCGMALRPATGPGPHPVPLTVVERPAFPVNRGALCGKGANAAAVLDGAARLTTPLVRRSGVLTPASWPEALDRIAEGLRGTAEAHGRDAVGVFGGGGLTNEKAYLLGKFARTVLGTATIDYNGRFCMSSAAAAGVRAFGLDRGLPFPMADIPQAGCVVLVGGNPAETMPPFVRYLRELQQNGGRLIVVDPRRTRTAELADLHLQPRPGTDLALALGLLHLIVADGRTDEEFIATRTTGWSQTRAAAMAHWPEHVEAVTGVPLPRLREAARVFGEATTAMVLTARGPEQHAKGTDTVSAWINLCLATGNMGRPYAGYGCLTGQGNGQGGREHGQKADQLPGYRKLTDPAARAHVAAVWGVDPASLPGPGPSAYELLDSLGSTVRALLVAGSNPVVSAPGSARITERLGALDFLAVCDVVLSETAELADVVLPVTQWAEETGTMTNLEGRVILRRQAVAPPPGVRSDLVVLHELADRLGGSTKGFPTDPEEAFEELRLASAGGVADYSGIDYRRITAEDGVFWPCPSPGHPGTPRLFLDRFATEDGRARFTPVQHRPPAEEPCAEYPVRLTTGRVLAQYQSGTQTRRVPALNSAAPGPFVELHPQLGARLGLREGDQVAVVSRRGRAIAPARLTTAIRPDTVFMPFHWPGEGSANLLTNPALDPTSRMPEFKTCAVRLELP, encoded by the coding sequence ATGGACGCCCCCACCACCGCCCAGAGCGCCTCCTCCGCCACCGCCCCGAACACCTCCGCCGCCCGGCACGCCTCCGCCACCTCCGCCACCGACACCCACTGCCCGTACTGCGCCCTCCAGTGCGGCATGGCCCTGCGCCCGGCCACCGGCCCGGGCCCGCACCCGGTGCCGCTCACCGTGGTCGAGCGGCCCGCCTTCCCGGTCAACCGGGGTGCGCTCTGCGGCAAGGGCGCCAACGCGGCGGCCGTCCTGGACGGGGCGGCCCGGCTGACCACGCCGCTGGTCCGCCGCTCGGGCGTGCTCACCCCGGCGAGCTGGCCGGAGGCGCTGGACCGGATCGCGGAGGGGCTGCGCGGCACCGCCGAGGCCCACGGCCGGGACGCCGTCGGGGTGTTCGGCGGCGGCGGGCTGACCAACGAAAAGGCCTACCTGCTGGGCAAGTTCGCCCGCACCGTGCTCGGCACGGCGACCATCGACTACAACGGCCGGTTCTGCATGTCCTCGGCGGCGGCGGCCGGGGTACGGGCCTTCGGCCTGGACCGGGGGCTGCCCTTCCCGATGGCGGACATCCCGCAGGCCGGCTGCGTGGTGCTGGTGGGCGGCAACCCGGCCGAGACGATGCCGCCCTTCGTCCGGTACCTGCGCGAACTCCAGCAGAACGGAGGCCGGTTGATCGTGGTCGACCCGCGCCGGACCCGGACGGCCGAGCTGGCCGACCTGCACCTGCAGCCCCGCCCGGGCACCGACCTCGCCCTGGCGCTGGGCCTGCTGCACCTGATCGTCGCGGACGGCCGCACCGACGAGGAGTTCATCGCCACCCGCACCACCGGCTGGTCCCAGACCCGGGCCGCCGCGATGGCGCACTGGCCCGAACACGTGGAGGCCGTCACCGGCGTGCCGCTACCCCGACTCCGCGAAGCCGCCCGGGTGTTCGGCGAGGCGACCACAGCCATGGTGCTCACCGCCCGCGGGCCGGAGCAGCACGCCAAGGGCACCGACACGGTCAGCGCCTGGATCAACCTCTGCCTGGCCACCGGCAACATGGGCCGCCCGTACGCGGGTTACGGCTGCCTGACCGGCCAGGGCAACGGCCAGGGCGGCCGGGAGCACGGTCAGAAGGCCGACCAGCTGCCCGGCTACCGCAAGTTGACCGATCCGGCGGCCCGCGCCCATGTCGCGGCGGTCTGGGGCGTGGACCCGGCGAGCCTGCCGGGGCCCGGCCCGAGCGCGTACGAGCTGCTGGACTCGCTCGGCAGCACCGTCCGGGCGCTGCTGGTGGCCGGCTCCAACCCGGTGGTCTCGGCGCCGGGTTCGGCCCGGATCACCGAGCGGCTGGGCGCACTGGACTTCCTGGCGGTCTGCGATGTGGTGCTCTCCGAGACGGCGGAGCTGGCTGACGTGGTACTGCCGGTCACCCAGTGGGCCGAGGAGACCGGCACCATGACCAATCTGGAGGGCAGGGTGATCCTGCGCCGCCAGGCGGTCGCACCGCCGCCCGGGGTGCGCAGCGACCTCGTGGTGCTGCACGAGCTGGCCGACCGGCTGGGCGGATCGACCAAGGGCTTCCCGACCGACCCGGAGGAGGCCTTCGAGGAGCTGCGGCTGGCCTCGGCCGGCGGGGTGGCCGACTACTCGGGCATCGACTACCGCCGGATCACCGCCGAGGACGGGGTGTTCTGGCCCTGCCCCAGCCCCGGACACCCGGGCACGCCACGGCTGTTCCTCGACCGCTTCGCCACCGAGGACGGCCGGGCCAGGTTCACCCCGGTCCAGCACCGACCCCCGGCCGAGGAGCCCTGCGCGGAGTACCCCGTCCGGCTGACCACCGGCCGCGTCCTCGCCCAGTACCAGTCCGGCACCCAGACCCGCCGCGTCCCCGCCCTCAACTCGGCTGCCCCGGGCCCCTTCGTGGAGCTCCACCCCCAACTCGGCGCCCGCCTCGGCCTGCGCGAGGGCGACCAGGTCGCCGTGGTCAGCCGCCGTGGCCGCGCGATCGCCCCGGCCCGCCTGACCACCGCGATCCGCCCCGACACCGTCTTCATGCCCTTCCACTGGCCCGGCGAGGGCAGCGCCAACCTCCTCACCAACCCGGCCCTCGACCCCACCTCCCGGATGCCCGAGTTCAAGACCTGCGCCGTCCGCCTCGAACTCCCCTGA
- a CDS encoding NAD(P)/FAD-dependent oxidoreductase, which produces MTATETPAPAHPVVVVGGGMAGHRLAQQLVSHGHPHVVLLGEEEHPPYNRVLLAEVLAGRYRPELAALAALPPQVVRHQARAVRIDRLQRRVLCDDGAELTYSALVLATGSNPVLPPLRGLFPRPTDHELPSGVCTFRTMADCAELESRLPAAKRAVVVGGGLLGVSAARALAARGVQVLLAHQGEHLMEHQLDTEAAELIRHHLLAQQIEIHTECRVRVVLTAPDPDNRPTDPRHPTDLRRLTGVELADGFRLATELLVIATGVRPRIGLAQAAGLTIRQGIVVDDQLRTSDPHIHAIGDCAEHEGTVYGLAGPALEQADHLARVLTRPDAPHQLGYRGSRLLTRLTLTPPAATSTGTATGTPDPLDLATFGATEPSHPEDSVVRLADAHRGTYRKVIVRHDRLIGGVLLGDLDTVGDLAHAWQDDQPLTTHPLHLLTTRATHPA; this is translated from the coding sequence ATGACAGCGACCGAGACCCCCGCCCCCGCCCACCCCGTCGTGGTGGTCGGTGGCGGCATGGCCGGCCACCGGCTCGCCCAGCAGCTCGTGTCGCACGGCCACCCCCACGTGGTGCTGCTCGGCGAGGAGGAGCACCCGCCGTACAACAGGGTGCTGCTCGCCGAGGTGCTGGCCGGCCGCTACCGCCCCGAACTCGCCGCCCTCGCCGCGCTGCCGCCCCAGGTGGTCCGCCACCAGGCCCGGGCAGTCCGGATCGACCGGCTCCAGCGCCGAGTCCTCTGCGACGACGGGGCCGAGCTCACCTACAGCGCTCTCGTCCTCGCCACCGGCAGCAACCCCGTCCTACCGCCGCTGCGTGGCCTCTTCCCCCGGCCCACCGACCACGAACTCCCCTCCGGAGTCTGCACGTTCCGCACCATGGCCGACTGCGCCGAGCTCGAATCCCGCCTCCCGGCGGCCAAGCGCGCCGTGGTGGTGGGCGGCGGACTGCTGGGGGTCAGCGCGGCCCGCGCCCTGGCCGCCCGGGGCGTCCAGGTGCTCCTGGCCCATCAGGGCGAGCACCTCATGGAGCACCAACTCGACACCGAGGCAGCAGAGTTGATCAGGCATCACCTACTCGCCCAGCAGATCGAAATCCACACCGAGTGCCGCGTCCGCGTGGTCCTCACCGCCCCGGACCCGGACAACCGCCCCACCGACCCCCGCCACCCCACCGACCTCCGCCGCCTGACCGGCGTCGAACTCGCCGACGGCTTCCGCCTCGCCACCGAGCTCCTGGTGATCGCCACCGGCGTCCGCCCCCGCATCGGCCTGGCCCAGGCCGCTGGACTGACGATTCGTCAAGGCATTGTCGTGGACGACCAGTTGCGCACCAGCGACCCGCACATCCACGCCATCGGCGACTGCGCCGAACACGAGGGCACGGTCTACGGACTGGCCGGCCCCGCCCTGGAGCAGGCCGACCACCTCGCCCGCGTCCTCACCCGACCGGATGCCCCTCACCAGCTTGGCTACCGGGGCAGCCGTCTCCTCACCCGCCTCACCCTCACCCCACCCGCCGCCACCTCCACCGGTACGGCCACCGGCACCCCCGACCCGCTCGACCTGGCCACCTTCGGCGCCACCGAGCCCAGCCACCCCGAGGACAGCGTGGTCCGGCTGGCCGACGCCCACCGCGGCACCTACCGCAAGGTGATCGTCCGCCACGACCGCCTGATCGGCGGGGTCCTGCTGGGCGACCTCGACACCGTCGGCGACCTCGCCCACGCCTGGCAGGACGACCAACCCCTGACCACCCACCCGCTCCACCTCCTCACCACCCGGGCCACCCACCCCGCCTGA